In one window of Cellulophaga sp. HaHa_2_95 DNA:
- a CDS encoding 5-(carboxyamino)imidazole ribonucleotide synthase: MSNKESNNYFSSDFKLGILGGGQLGKMLLYETRKFDIYTKVLEATEDAPSKIACDEFVLGDLMDFDAVYNFGKQVDVLTIEIENINLDALEKLESEGVKVYPPSKTLRTIQNKARQKLFYQDHNLPTAEFSRFAYASEIKDSVDNGGISFPFVWKAAQFGYDGQGVKVVRTFSDLENLPKGECIAEKMIPFKNELAVIVVRNPSGDVVTYPVVEMEFHPEANQVEYVICPARIDAKVAQKATEIALQVSEKMQHIGILAVEMFQTHEDEILINEVAPRPHNSGHYSIEASYTNQFEQHIRAILDLPLGSTASKVAGIMVNLVGSEGYSGDVVYEHMEAILKLEGVTPHIYGKKQTRPFRKMGHVTIVNKDIAVARRIAQQVKETIKVISK, from the coding sequence ATGTCAAACAAAGAATCAAATAATTATTTTTCATCTGACTTTAAATTGGGAATTTTAGGTGGCGGACAGCTCGGTAAAATGCTGCTTTATGAAACCCGAAAATTTGATATCTATACAAAGGTTTTAGAAGCAACAGAAGATGCGCCCTCTAAGATTGCTTGTGATGAATTTGTTCTGGGTGATTTAATGGATTTTGATGCCGTTTATAATTTTGGTAAGCAGGTAGATGTGCTTACTATTGAGATAGAAAATATAAATCTTGATGCCTTAGAAAAGTTAGAATCCGAAGGGGTAAAAGTATACCCTCCCTCAAAAACTTTAAGAACGATACAAAACAAAGCAAGACAAAAGCTTTTTTATCAAGACCATAACCTTCCAACCGCAGAATTTTCGCGCTTTGCTTATGCTAGTGAAATTAAAGACAGTGTTGACAATGGCGGAATTTCATTTCCTTTTGTTTGGAAAGCAGCACAGTTTGGGTATGACGGACAAGGCGTAAAAGTGGTCCGTACTTTTAGTGATCTTGAGAATTTACCGAAAGGGGAATGCATTGCTGAAAAGATGATTCCCTTTAAAAATGAATTGGCCGTTATTGTGGTTCGCAACCCTTCTGGAGACGTAGTTACCTATCCGGTGGTAGAAATGGAGTTTCATCCTGAAGCCAACCAAGTAGAGTATGTAATTTGCCCTGCGCGAATAGATGCCAAAGTAGCGCAAAAAGCCACAGAAATTGCACTTCAAGTGTCAGAAAAAATGCAGCATATTGGCATCTTGGCCGTAGAAATGTTCCAGACCCACGAGGATGAAATACTAATAAATGAAGTTGCTCCTCGCCCACATAATAGCGGACACTACAGTATTGAAGCTAGCTATACCAACCAATTTGAGCAACATATCCGGGCTATTTTAGACCTTCCGCTAGGAAGTACCGCAAGTAAAGTTGCAGGTATTATGGTAAACCTTGTAGGATCAGAAGGCTATAGTGGTGATGTTGTGTATGAACACATGGAAGCTATTTTAAAGCTTGAAGGGGTTACCCCGCATATTTATGGTAAAAAGCAAACAAGACCTTTTAGAAAAATGGGGCATGTGACCATTGTAAATAAAGATATTGCGGTTGCACGACGTATTGCGCAGCAAGTAAAAGAAACAATTAAAGTGATTAGCAAATAA
- a CDS encoding adenylate kinase, producing the protein MIQLHDKQFKPFLSQAQVLAAVKNVADKIAADYKDETPLFVGVLNGSFMFVSDLLKEYQHPCEVSFVKLSSYSGLTSTGIVETLLDLPEDISGKSVIILEDIIDTGRTLKELVHLFSQTNVKEFKIATLFHKPSVYNGEYKIDYIGMEIPDKFIVGYGLDYNELGRNLKEVYQLNQNTMINLVLFGKPGAGKGTQAEFLKSEYNLKHISTGDVFRYNIKNGTELGVLAKSFIDKGDLVPDEVTIKMLQDEVIKNADAKGFIFDGFPRTTAQAEALDAFLDSKDMKINATIALEANDEILIQRLLERGKVSGRADDQDESKIRNRFEEYNLKTAPLISYYEGKNKFFSVNGIGEISEITERLKKVIDTL; encoded by the coding sequence GTGATACAGCTCCACGATAAACAATTCAAACCATTTTTAAGTCAGGCTCAGGTTTTGGCTGCCGTAAAGAACGTTGCAGATAAAATTGCGGCCGACTATAAAGACGAAACACCTTTATTTGTAGGGGTTTTGAATGGTTCGTTTATGTTTGTTTCAGATTTATTAAAAGAATACCAGCATCCTTGTGAAGTATCTTTCGTAAAATTAAGCTCCTATAGTGGCTTAACTTCTACAGGAATTGTAGAAACGCTCCTAGATCTTCCTGAAGATATCAGTGGTAAAAGTGTTATAATTCTTGAAGATATTATTGATACAGGCAGAACCTTAAAAGAACTAGTGCATTTGTTTTCGCAAACAAACGTGAAAGAGTTTAAGATAGCCACCTTGTTTCATAAACCATCTGTTTATAACGGCGAATATAAAATTGATTACATTGGCATGGAAATACCCGATAAATTTATTGTGGGGTACGGACTAGATTACAACGAATTAGGAAGAAATTTAAAAGAAGTATACCAATTAAACCAAAATACTATGATTAATCTTGTGTTATTCGGAAAACCTGGTGCTGGCAAGGGCACACAAGCAGAATTTTTAAAATCAGAATACAATTTAAAGCATATTTCTACAGGAGACGTTTTTCGATACAATATCAAGAATGGTACTGAACTAGGAGTTCTAGCCAAATCTTTTATTGATAAAGGAGATTTAGTGCCAGATGAGGTTACTATTAAAATGTTGCAAGATGAGGTAATCAAAAATGCAGATGCCAAAGGATTTATTTTTGATGGATTCCCAAGAACAACAGCTCAAGCAGAAGCTTTAGATGCTTTCTTGGATTCTAAAGACATGAAAATTAATGCGACTATTGCTTTAGAAGCAAATGATGAAATTTTGATTCAGCGTTTATTAGAGCGTGGTAAGGTTAGTGGTAGAGCAGATGATCAAGACGAGAGCAAAATTCGTAATCGTTTTGAAGAGTACAATTTAAAAACAGCACCCTTAATTTCTTATTATGAGGGTAAGAATAAATTTTTCAGTGTAAACGGAATTGGAGAAATTTCTGAAATTACGGAAAGATTAAAGAAAGTGATAGATACGCTTTAA
- the obgE gene encoding GTPase ObgE: MTEGNFVDYVKINLESGKGGKGSVHLHREKFITKGGPDGGDGGRGGHVIVRGSKDLWTLLNFKFKRSFRAGHGGHGAKSRSTGADGEDVYLEVPLGTVIKDADTEEVLLEITEDGEEQVLVPGGLGGRGNWHFRTSTNQTPRYAQPGIPGQELAVIMELKLLADVGLVGFPNAGKSTLLSVLTTAKPKIADYEFTTLKPNLGIVKYREFQSFVMADIPGIIEGAAEGKGLGYYFLRHIERNSTLLFLIPADSKDVKNEYEILLDELRRYNPEMLDKERLVVISKSDMLDDELKNEMKNELESQIKDVPFMFISSVAQLGLVELKDKLWKMLND; this comes from the coding sequence ATGACGGAAGGCAATTTTGTAGATTACGTAAAGATAAATTTAGAATCGGGTAAGGGCGGAAAAGGATCCGTGCATTTACATCGTGAAAAATTTATTACCAAGGGAGGTCCCGATGGTGGTGATGGTGGTCGTGGTGGTCATGTTATTGTAAGAGGAAGTAAAGATCTATGGACCCTTTTAAATTTTAAATTTAAAAGAAGTTTTAGAGCAGGACATGGAGGTCATGGTGCTAAAAGTAGAAGTACTGGAGCCGATGGTGAAGATGTTTACTTAGAAGTGCCATTAGGTACGGTTATCAAAGATGCAGACACAGAAGAGGTGCTGCTTGAAATTACAGAAGACGGGGAAGAACAAGTTTTAGTTCCTGGTGGTTTAGGGGGGCGTGGAAACTGGCATTTTAGAACTTCTACTAACCAAACGCCTAGATATGCGCAACCAGGTATTCCTGGGCAAGAGCTAGCCGTGATTATGGAATTAAAATTATTGGCGGATGTTGGTTTAGTGGGTTTTCCTAATGCAGGGAAATCTACCTTATTGTCTGTCTTGACAACAGCAAAACCAAAAATAGCCGATTACGAGTTTACGACATTAAAACCAAATTTAGGGATTGTAAAATACCGTGAATTTCAGAGTTTTGTAATGGCAGATATTCCTGGGATTATAGAAGGAGCTGCAGAAGGTAAAGGATTAGGCTATTATTTTTTAAGACATATAGAACGTAATTCTACCTTATTATTTCTGATTCCTGCAGATAGTAAGGATGTTAAGAATGAATATGAAATTCTTTTAGACGAACTCCGTAGGTACAATCCTGAGATGTTAGACAAAGAACGTTTAGTAGTCATTTCTAAAAGCGATATGCTGGACGATGAGTTAAAGAATGAGATGAAAAACGAGCTAGAGAGTCAAATAAAGGACGTGCCTTTTATGTTTATCTCATCGGTAGCACAATTAGGTCTTGTAGAGTTGAAAGATAAGCTCTGGAAGATGCTAAACGATTAA
- a CDS encoding DUF4136 domain-containing protein encodes MKKIGFLMVLFFVVSCAAVRVNYDYDTKTDFTSYTTYNYYPDFESGLSGLDEKRILVLIDSTMQAKGIQLSEEPDFFINVQSNEFQAPQSNNVGVGLGGNGRNVGGGISIGLPVGQPKLEREIQIDFVDSQKEFLFWQAVSASGFKENATPQAREQKLRQIVDKVFDKYPPKAN; translated from the coding sequence ATGAAAAAGATAGGTTTTTTAATGGTCTTATTTTTTGTGGTTTCTTGTGCGGCCGTACGTGTAAATTATGATTACGATACTAAAACGGATTTTACGTCCTATACAACCTATAATTATTATCCTGATTTTGAATCGGGATTAAGTGGTCTTGATGAAAAACGAATTCTAGTACTCATAGATTCTACCATGCAAGCCAAAGGCATTCAACTTTCAGAAGAGCCAGATTTTTTTATTAATGTTCAAAGTAACGAATTTCAAGCTCCGCAAAGTAATAATGTTGGCGTAGGTTTGGGCGGTAATGGTAGGAATGTTGGGGGAGGTATCTCTATAGGACTTCCAGTTGGACAGCCAAAATTAGAACGCGAAATTCAAATTGATTTTGTAGACAGCCAGAAAGAATTTTTATTTTGGCAAGCAGTAAGCGCAAGCGGATTTAAAGAAAATGCGACTCCACAAGCGCGCGAGCAAAAACTGAGGCAAATTGTTGACAAAGTGTTTGATAAGTATCCGCCGAAAGCCAATTAA
- a CDS encoding S9 family peptidase, translating to MLLVAFTALSMQITKAQDVVGSWKGTLAVQGTEMPLIFNISENEGILSSTMDSPSQGATDIPMDETTLLDTELTIHFKQAGIKYVGTVDGVKITGIFYQAGMEFPLILEKTEKMIPGNTALPTSDEALTALAQADSGNFKYSVSDYFAKPKASSFNYAPNGKYISYMEKDDDGKRHVYVKEIATGKITRAIEEKDELIRGYGWVNNNRLVYLMDQGGDENYHLYAADLDGANQKDLTPFDGVKANFLELLKEDKDHIIISLNKNNPQIFDPYKVNIVTGALEQLYTNEDVANPIMGYNFDKDGNLKAFTKLRDGVEQDLYYANAAGKFEIINSLNWKDAFSILSFNYASENADDAYVVSNLNSDKSEIILYDFKEKKEIKKVFAHDMYDVSNLSLSRKRNYELDYFQYEGEKSVIVPVSTYYKKLHKKFEKEFKGKQFGIADATDDENNYLLYVTSDKLAGVYYSYDVKKDEFKMVYNIMPQLKEEDMADVRPITFKSRDGLTLHGYITMPKAALHGEKVPVIVNPHGGPQGIRDSWGFNPEAQLFASRGYATLQVNFRISGGYGKKFLESGFKQIGRKAMDDVEDGLAYVIEQGWVAKDKAAIYGGSHGGYAVLRGLTKTPELYACGVDYVGVSNIFTFMNTMPPYWKPYVKIIKEIWYDEAIPEEKIIMEEVSPVFHIDKIKKPLFVVQGANDPRVNIDESDQIVSALRAKGVDVPYMVKYDEGHGFSKEENRIALYEAMLGFYAKHLGQK from the coding sequence ATGCTACTCGTTGCTTTTACAGCACTAAGTATGCAAATTACCAAAGCCCAAGATGTCGTGGGCTCTTGGAAAGGAACACTAGCTGTTCAGGGCACAGAAATGCCACTAATCTTCAATATTTCCGAAAATGAGGGTATACTTAGTAGTACCATGGATAGTCCGTCTCAAGGCGCTACAGATATCCCTATGGATGAAACAACACTTTTGGATACAGAGCTTACTATTCATTTTAAGCAAGCAGGTATTAAATATGTTGGAACTGTCGATGGCGTTAAAATTACTGGGATATTTTACCAGGCAGGAATGGAATTTCCTTTAATTTTGGAGAAAACAGAGAAAATGATTCCAGGAAATACGGCTTTACCTACTTCTGATGAAGCGTTAACAGCATTAGCACAAGCTGATAGCGGTAATTTTAAGTATTCAGTTTCAGATTATTTTGCAAAACCAAAAGCATCATCGTTTAATTATGCGCCTAATGGAAAGTATATTTCATACATGGAGAAAGATGATGATGGGAAACGTCATGTGTATGTAAAAGAAATTGCGACAGGGAAAATTACTAGAGCCATTGAAGAGAAAGATGAATTAATTAGAGGATACGGTTGGGTAAATAATAACCGATTGGTATACTTAATGGATCAAGGTGGTGATGAAAACTACCATTTATATGCTGCAGATTTAGACGGTGCAAACCAGAAAGATCTTACTCCTTTTGATGGCGTTAAAGCAAACTTTCTAGAACTTTTAAAAGAAGATAAGGATCATATTATCATTTCTTTAAATAAGAACAATCCTCAAATTTTTGATCCTTACAAAGTAAATATTGTTACAGGAGCATTAGAGCAATTGTACACCAATGAAGATGTAGCGAACCCAATTATGGGCTACAATTTTGATAAAGATGGAAACCTAAAAGCGTTTACGAAATTACGTGATGGCGTAGAACAAGATTTATATTATGCAAATGCAGCAGGTAAATTTGAAATTATCAATAGCTTAAATTGGAAAGATGCCTTCTCTATTCTTAGCTTTAATTATGCTTCTGAGAATGCAGATGATGCGTATGTGGTTTCTAACTTGAATAGCGATAAGTCAGAAATTATTTTATACGATTTTAAAGAGAAGAAAGAAATTAAAAAAGTATTTGCACATGATATGTATGATGTGTCTAACCTTTCCTTATCTAGAAAACGAAATTATGAATTAGATTACTTTCAATATGAAGGTGAAAAATCTGTAATTGTACCGGTAAGTACTTATTACAAGAAGCTTCATAAGAAATTCGAAAAAGAATTTAAAGGAAAACAATTCGGAATTGCAGATGCTACGGATGATGAAAACAATTATCTGTTGTACGTAACAAGTGATAAGTTAGCAGGAGTTTATTATTCTTATGATGTAAAGAAAGACGAGTTTAAAATGGTGTACAATATCATGCCTCAATTAAAAGAGGAAGATATGGCCGATGTGCGTCCTATTACATTTAAAAGTAGAGATGGTCTTACCTTACATGGGTATATTACGATGCCAAAAGCTGCTTTACATGGAGAAAAAGTTCCTGTGATTGTGAATCCACATGGAGGTCCACAAGGCATACGTGATTCTTGGGGTTTTAATCCGGAAGCACAACTTTTTGCAAGTAGAGGCTATGCAACCTTACAGGTGAATTTTAGAATTTCTGGCGGATATGGTAAAAAGTTCTTAGAATCTGGTTTTAAGCAGATAGGTAGAAAAGCAATGGATGATGTAGAAGACGGATTAGCATATGTCATTGAACAGGGTTGGGTGGCTAAAGATAAAGCGGCCATTTACGGGGGAAGCCATGGTGGCTATGCCGTATTAAGAGGATTGACAAAAACACCTGAGTTATATGCTTGCGGGGTAGATTACGTAGGTGTTTCTAATATTTTTACATTTATGAATACGATGCCTCCTTACTGGAAGCCTTATGTGAAGATAATTAAAGAGATTTGGTATGATGAAGCAATTCCAGAAGAAAAGATAATCATGGAAGAAGTTTCTCCTGTATTTCATATTGATAAAATTAAGAAACCATTATTTGTGGTACAAGGTGCTAATGATCCTCGTGTAAATATAGATGAGTCAGATCAGATTGTTAGTGCGCTAAGAGCAAAAGGAGTAGATGTTCCCTATATGGTAAAGTATGATGAAGGGCATGGCTTTTCTAAAGAAGAAAACAGAATTGCTTTGTATGAAGCAATGCTAGGCTTCTATGCAAAACATTTAGGTCAGAAGTAA
- a CDS encoding ankyrin repeat domain-containing protein — MKNLVYTFGIIATMTMSNVASAHVHPNDKSAKVETTSIKNVAPISIAVAQRDLSTVQKFIEFGADIEVKTEVNGMTPLMYAARYNNVSMIKLLLDNGADKEAVSKMGFTAAKYAELSGASAASELLK; from the coding sequence ATGAAAAATTTAGTTTACACCTTCGGAATTATCGCTACAATGACCATGTCTAATGTTGCAAGTGCACACGTACATCCAAATGATAAAAGTGCAAAAGTAGAAACTACGAGTATTAAAAATGTAGCACCAATAAGTATTGCTGTTGCACAGCGTGATTTAAGTACGGTACAGAAATTTATAGAATTTGGCGCCGATATAGAAGTTAAAACGGAAGTAAACGGAATGACCCCATTAATGTATGCGGCACGTTATAATAATGTATCGATGATAAAATTATTATTGGACAATGGCGCAGATAAAGAAGCTGTTTCAAAAATGGGATTCACCGCTGCAAAATATGCAGAACTATCTGGAGCAAGCGCAGCTTCAGAATTATTAAAATAA
- a CDS encoding ankyrin repeat domain-containing protein has product MKNLVYTFGIIATMTLSNVASAHVHPNDKSAKVETTSIKNVAPISIAVAQRDLSTVQKFIEFGADIEVKTEVNGMTPLMYAARFNNVDMIKLLLDNGADKEAVSKMGFTAAKYAELSGASAASELLK; this is encoded by the coding sequence ATGAAAAATTTAGTTTACACCTTCGGAATTATCGCTACAATGACCTTGTCTAATGTTGCAAGTGCTCACGTACATCCAAATGATAAAAGTGCAAAAGTAGAAACTACGAGTATTAAAAATGTAGCACCAATAAGTATTGCTGTTGCACAGCGTGATTTAAGTACGGTACAGAAATTTATAGAATTTGGAGCCGATATAGAAGTTAAAACGGAAGTAAACGGGATGACCCCATTAATGTATGCGGCACGTTTTAATAATGTAGACATGATCAAATTATTATTGGACAATGGCGCAGATAAAGAAGCTGTTTCAAAAATGGGATTCACCGCTGCAAAATATGCAGAACTATCTGGAGCAAGCGCAGCTTCAGAATTATTAAAATAA
- a CDS encoding ankyrin repeat domain-containing protein has product MKNLVYTFGIIATMTLSNVASAHVHPNDKSAKVETTSIKNVAPISIAVAQRDLSTVQKFIEFGADIEVKTEVNGMTPLMYAARFNNVDMIKLLLDNGADKEAVSKMGFTAAKYAELSGASAASELLK; this is encoded by the coding sequence ATGAAAAATTTAGTTTACACCTTCGGAATTATCGCTACAATGACCTTGTCTAATGTTGCAAGTGCACACGTACATCCAAATGATAAAAGTGCAAAAGTAGAAACTACGAGTATTAAAAATGTAGCACCAATAAGTATTGCTGTTGCACAGCGTGATTTAAGTACGGTACAGAAATTTATAGAATTTGGCGCCGATATAGAAGTTAAAACGGAAGTAAACGGGATGACCCCATTAATGTATGCGGCACGTTTTAATAATGTAGACATGATCAAATTATTATTGGACAATGGCGCAGATAAAGAAGCTGTTTCAAAAATGGGATTCACCGCTGCAAAATATGCAGAACTATCTGGAGCAAGCGCAGCTTCAGAATTATTAAAATAA
- a CDS encoding ankyrin repeat domain-containing protein has product MKNLVYTFGIIATMTLSNVASAHVHPNDKSAKVETTSIKNVAPISIAVAQRDLSTVQKFIEFGADIEVKTEVNGMTPLMYAARFNNVDMIKLLLDNGADKEAVSKMGFTAAKYAELSGASAASELLK; this is encoded by the coding sequence ATGAAAAATTTAGTTTACACCTTCGGAATTATCGCTACAATGACCTTGTCAAATGTTGCAAGTGCACACGTACATCCAAATGATAAAAGTGCAAAAGTAGAAACTACGAGTATTAAAAATGTAGCACCAATAAGTATTGCTGTTGCACAGCGTGATCTAAGTACGGTACAGAAATTTATAGAATTTGGCGCCGATATAGAAGTTAAAACGGAAGTAAACGGAATGACCCCATTAATGTATGCGGCACGTTTTAATAATGTAGACATGATCAAATTATTATTGGACAATGGCGCAGACAAAGAAGCAGTTTCAAAAATGGGATTCACCGCTGCAAAATATGCAGAACTATCTGGAGCAAGCGCAGCTTCAGAATTATTAAAATAA
- a CDS encoding ankyrin repeat domain-containing protein, with product MKNLVYTFGIIATMTLSNVASAHVHPNDKSAKVETTSIKNVAPISIAVAQRDLSTVQKFIEFGADIEVKTEVNGMTPLMYAARYNNVSMIKLLLDNGADKEAVSKMGFTAAKYAELSGASAASELLK from the coding sequence ATGAAAAATTTAGTTTACACCTTCGGAATTATCGCTACAATGACCTTGTCAAATGTTGCAAGTGCACACGTACATCCAAATGATAAAAGTGCAAAAGTAGAAACTACGAGTATTAAAAATGTAGCACCAATAAGTATTGCTGTTGCACAGCGTGATCTAAGTACGGTACAGAAATTTATAGAATTTGGCGCCGATATAGAAGTTAAAACGGAAGTAAACGGAATGACCCCATTAATGTATGCGGCACGTTATAATAATGTATCGATGATAAAATTATTATTGGACAATGGCGCAGATAAAGAAGCTGTTTCAAAAATGGGATTCACCGCTGCAAAATATGCAGAACTATCTGGAGCAAGCGCAGCTTCAGAATTATTAAAATAA
- a CDS encoding sensor histidine kinase — translation MIKFLTKNPFWIVQIIGWFVSGFFVASVNKAGANVQALFFLFGSIFIVGIFTTSLLRAYFKKFVSMDKVGFKQIALILLGTFLATICWFLLNYCFGYLVGFLMDSVELKLKKTLLKAPNIGFLIFVLNWFLIIIWTVLYYGIKMLMDYNRSRIDRLRLRDKIKQEQLNILKGHINPEFMFTSLNNIKGLMLEDVSDSRNKLTQLAELLRYSLTKNNINTVLLEEEIVYVHNFIELVFIENKTASTIECHIEEATKKLEIPPMLLLNMIELATKHGVLLHNVKGEIFIHSERRENQLFLTVTHSGASSPKSQRKVLEKSIQQRLKLLYKEEAHFSRTFKEGNTILELVLPIIEEKNTEV, via the coding sequence ATGATTAAATTTTTAACTAAAAATCCTTTTTGGATCGTACAAATTATAGGCTGGTTTGTTTCCGGCTTTTTTGTGGCTTCTGTGAATAAAGCAGGAGCTAATGTTCAGGCCTTATTTTTTTTATTTGGGAGCATATTTATAGTAGGAATTTTTACTACTTCTCTTCTAAGAGCTTATTTTAAAAAGTTTGTTTCCATGGACAAGGTTGGATTCAAGCAAATAGCACTTATACTATTGGGGACATTCTTAGCGACTATTTGTTGGTTTTTGTTAAATTATTGTTTTGGTTATCTCGTAGGTTTTTTAATGGATTCTGTAGAACTGAAATTAAAAAAAACACTATTAAAAGCACCTAATATTGGCTTTTTGATTTTTGTGTTAAATTGGTTTTTAATTATAATTTGGACCGTTTTATATTATGGTATAAAAATGTTGATGGATTATAATAGATCACGTATTGATAGGTTGCGATTACGTGATAAAATAAAGCAAGAACAGCTTAATATTTTAAAGGGGCATATAAATCCTGAGTTCATGTTTACGTCCTTAAATAATATTAAAGGGTTAATGTTGGAAGATGTTTCAGACTCTAGAAATAAACTTACACAGCTCGCAGAGTTGCTGCGGTATTCTTTAACTAAAAACAATATCAATACCGTTTTATTGGAGGAAGAGATTGTATATGTACATAATTTTATAGAGCTAGTTTTTATAGAAAACAAGACAGCATCCACTATAGAATGTCATATAGAAGAAGCCACCAAAAAATTAGAAATTCCTCCAATGCTATTGCTTAATATGATAGAATTAGCTACGAAACACGGAGTATTACTTCATAATGTAAAAGGTGAGATTTTTATTCATTCTGAAAGAAGAGAAAATCAACTTTTTTTAACGGTAACCCATAGTGGAGCGAGTAGTCCAAAATCACAAAGGAAAGTATTAGAGAAAAGCATCCAGCAGCGGTTAAAATTGCTTTATAAAGAGGAGGCGCACTTCTCAAGAACTTTTAAAGAGGGGAATACGATACTAGAATTAGTGCTACCCATTATCGAAGAAAAAAACACAGAAGTATAA
- a CDS encoding sensor histidine kinase, with the protein MKLTKTNKELLFWILQIVGWLGVNSLILMIPFGFSNTYMLYSFVVGSAIGIVSTSIFRHYLNNNIDIEVFGKRSIINLVVSFFACSLLYYFLLFTTEEIYELYIGRTATEIKWIKENIGFLSAVFNTMITVFGWTIIYFAIKFVINANKNRLESLELNATLREAQLNTLKGQVNPHFMFNSLNNIRGLMLEDVSKSREMITKLSEMLQYALSKNTVDAIALSEEVDMVDNYIALAKIQMEDRLLYEKEIAAESLTIMIPPMIIQLLVENAAKHGISNLKNGGKILLQTIVTASELQIVVKNTGKLSISENSTKLGLKNIRQRLRLLYGPKGQFTLEEIENEVVATIKIPTA; encoded by the coding sequence ATGAAATTAACGAAGACAAATAAAGAGCTGCTTTTTTGGATCTTGCAAATTGTAGGCTGGTTGGGAGTAAATTCACTTATTCTTATGATTCCTTTTGGTTTTAGTAATACCTACATGCTATACAGCTTTGTAGTAGGAAGCGCAATTGGTATTGTAAGTACTTCAATTTTTAGACATTATTTAAATAATAATATTGACATTGAAGTATTTGGAAAAAGGAGTATTATAAATTTAGTGGTATCCTTCTTCGCCTGTAGTTTACTCTATTATTTTTTATTGTTTACCACAGAAGAAATTTATGAACTGTATATTGGAAGAACGGCAACGGAAATAAAATGGATTAAAGAAAATATAGGTTTTCTATCTGCAGTATTTAATACTATGATTACTGTTTTCGGGTGGACTATAATTTATTTTGCGATTAAATTTGTAATAAACGCCAACAAAAATAGATTAGAAAGTTTAGAGCTTAATGCCACACTGCGGGAAGCACAATTAAATACACTAAAGGGACAGGTAAATCCGCACTTTATGTTCAATAGCCTTAATAATATTAGAGGTTTAATGTTAGAAGACGTAAGCAAATCTCGAGAGATGATTACCAAGCTTTCTGAAATGCTTCAATATGCATTGTCTAAAAATACTGTAGATGCTATTGCTTTAAGTGAAGAAGTAGATATGGTTGATAATTACATCGCTTTAGCCAAAATACAAATGGAAGACAGGCTGCTTTATGAAAAAGAAATAGCAGCAGAAAGTTTAACTATTATGATTCCTCCAATGATTATACAATTACTGGTTGAAAATGCAGCAAAACATGGGATCTCTAACCTAAAAAATGGAGGTAAAATTCTTTTACAAACTATAGTTACGGCTTCTGAGTTGCAAATTGTTGTAAAAAATACAGGAAAGCTAAGTATCAGTGAAAACTCAACTAAATTAGGATTAAAAAATATACGACAACGTCTACGATTGCTCTATGGCCCTAAAGGTCAGTTTACACTCGAAGAGATAGAAAACGAAGTCGTTGCCACTATAAAAATACCGACCGCATGA